The segment TAAATATTACCCGTATTAGGATCAATTTTAGGGTGGGCAGAAAAAGAGTCTCCTGGTTTTAATTGGGTTAAATTATCTAATCCTAATGTTTCTAATGTTTCTAAGTCTAATCCATGGGGAAATCCCCCTTCCCACAAGGCTAATAGTTTATTGGGTAATGCTAAAACTGAAGTATTAGCAGTATTTTTAACCACTTTTCCCCAGGTTTTCCAAAATCCACCAGGGACAGTCATGCCATAATTTGGATACAAAAAGTGATCGGCTTTAGCTTCTTTTTGATAGCCTTCTGTTTGGACATAGCGATAGGTAGCGGTTGCCCCTGTATCGCGGAAATGGACGGCTAAAATTGCCCCATCTCCATCAAACCAATGGCCAACTTTTTGAGTTCCTCTTTCGAGTCTTCCCGGACCATTTCGATAAAGCGTTCCTCTGAGTCCTTCAGGAATTTTACCGGATAGAATCGATAAGGGTTTTAAGGGAAATTCTTGTCCCGGTTTAGCGATGGATTTTGACCAGTTTGCCATGATTTTATTAATTGACTATTGCTTGTTTTAAAACAGGAATTGAAGTTACGTTAAAAACATAATAATCCAAAATTCAACAACAGCGATCGCTAAAATAATTAAAAAGGCTCTCTTTAGAGGTTGATAAGGATCGAAATCATCATCAAGTATACTACTAGATTTTTTTCGATGATCACTAGGGTTTTTATGACGGTTTCTATATTTTTTGAGTTGTTGTTTGGTTTCCCTAGCTGCATATTTAATCAGGGTAATTTGATTTTTTGTCCAAGTTAAATACCTAACATAACTATCGGATGCTTCTAGGTTATTAAACGCTTTAACACTAATTTGGGATGATTCTAGCCTAGTGACTCGTTCCGGTAATTCGTCAAGATTTGACTCAACTTTCATTAATTTATCGTAAATTTCAATCAGTGCAAGTTGTTCTTCTTGTGATTCTGGCTGTAAATTCATTTTTTTGCTCTAAACTAACTGAAGTTTTCTAGATGAACTATCAATACTGTAACATAGGTAACTTACTTATTACAGTCGAGAAGGTTATATGACAGCGAACTCTGATCAGATCAGTAATCCAGAAATTTTAACAATATATTCAGAAATTTAATGATTCGATTAATTGATTAAAATCTCTTTACAATTGAAAATCTTTGGTCATAATAATGCTTCGTAATTTTATCTTTATAGTCTCATCGATAAAATCACTCTACAGTAGAAGAAAGTGAATAATTGCGTTGACTTTCATGTAATTGAGTAACTTTTCCTAGTCAGAGGAAATGACAATGAAAATAATGTTTAAAGCGGTGATACCGATTATCGCTTTGGTTGGTTTTTGTCCAGTTACTCTGGCTCAAACTAAACCCCCTATTAGCCCTCTGCAAAGGGCGGCCAATAATAGTTTAAACTATGCTTCGCCCTATAAACCAGGGACAGTCACAGGAGTTGTTTCTGGACCTTATGGTAGTATTTTATTTGTTGAATTGGAGGATAAAACAAAATTACGATTTCATCATCCTAGTACCAGAGGAATTAGAGGCGATCGTGTCTTAGTTCTTCAAAAAAATGAGGAATATTTTCTCATTGAATCAGCTAACCCTAAATAATCAATAATGGGTTTGCTTGTAATAACAATTATGTTTTGACAGTTATTGTCACTGAATATTACCACAATTTCTCACAAAACTGGGTCTAGTTAACGTAAGGTGGGCAATGCCCACCTCACCCCTAAATACATTAAGATAATAGTGAAACTTCAGAGATTTTATTGAACACAGTCTGAGTAATTTGAATCGCTACTTTGATAGGAAAATTGGTTGAACCAACTGAGTGTAAAATACAATTATTACTAACATTATTTCCATTGTCAGGTAATTGAAACGCGACTAATAGCTCTTGTTCTGGATTGTAGGATTTAAGCTTAGGATAAATCTTATTTTCTAGCGTTTTGGAACTAAATAAATCAGATAAATCTGTTTTATAATCAATATTAAGTGATTCATTTTTATCATAGCTAATGACTAATAGTCCTTTGCCTTGTTCTTGGTAATAATGCCAAAAGCAACTCGCTAAAATTGAGTAATTACACTGTAAAAATTTCTGTCTAATTTCTTTATCCTGTAAATTAATCATCATGGCTTTAGTTCTCAATATTTTAAAAAATAAGTAGTATTATCGCGTTTATCTAGTCACAACGCAGTGAGTTAGGATAAAGTAAAATGTGAGCTAAATCACTAAGTCAGAAAAAAATAGCGATGGAAATCAACCCAGAACAACAGCCAATATCAACTCCAAAAGCCACTACAATACCGAGTAATTCTTCCCTTTCCCTTCCTCTGATGGGATGCGGTACTTGGGCTTGGGGAAATCGGTTACTGTGGGGATATAATCCAACGATGGACAACGATTTGCAAGCCGTTTTTAACCTGGCTGTTAGTCAAGGTGTTACCCTATTTGATACAGGGGACTCTTACGGAACTGGAAAGCTTAATGGACGTAGTGAATTGCTGTTAGGACGATTTTTTACAGCTTATCAAGGACTAAATAAAGATAAGATTTGTTTGGCGACTAAATTAGCCCCCTATCCCTGGAGATTAACCCGAAATTCCATGATCAATGCGGGTAAAGCCTCTGCTCAACGAGTGGGTAGAAACCTTGATTTAGTGCAAATGCACTGGTCTACAGCTAATTATGCACCTTGGCAAGAACACGCTTTATTGCAGGGGTTAGGAGACTTATATGAACAAGGTTTAGTCAAAGCGATCGGATTATCTAATTATGGACCCAAACGACTCAAAAAAGTGCATCAACAATTAGCCTCACGGGGAATTTCTATTGCCACTTTACAGGTTCAATATTCCCTCTTATCTACCTATCCTGTAACGGAATTAGGAGTAAAAGACGTTTGTGATGAATTAGGTATTCAATTAATTGCCTATAGTCCTTTAGCTTTAGGATTATTAACGGGTAAATTTTCAGAAAAAGGATCGTTTCCTAAAGGGTTAAGAGGTATACTTTGTCGTCAATTATTACCCAAAATTAAAGCCTTACTGGATTGTTTACAAGAAATCGCTTCTTTAAGGAATAAAACGATGTCTCAAGTTGCCCTTAATTGGTGTATTTGTAAAGGAACAATTCCCATACCTGGCGCAAAAAATATTCAACAGATGCAAGATAATCTTGGTGCGATAGGTTGGCAACTCAATGATGAGGAAATCACCGAACTCGATCGCATTGCTGAAAAGTTAGAAAAGAAAATGGTACAAAATATTTTTCAAACTAAGTAACTATTAACTATTAACTAGCTTATTGACTTAGCCATGCGATTGCTTCTCTAATCCATTCTTCTGAGTTGGTATTTTTGAGCATTTGATTATCTTGACTGAGGGTAGAAATAGCTTTATTAATTTCCTCATTAGTATAGCCTAATGCTAAGAGCGTCATTTCGACATCTTCTAAGACTTCTAAGGAAGGAATAGCAGACGTTGATGGTAAAGTTATCCCCACTAATTTCCGCCATTGAGATAACTTTGTTTTTAATTCTAGGGCAATTCTTTCAGCCGTTTTTTGTCCCACTCCGGGGGTTTGAGAAAGAGTGCGAATATTGCCATTAACAATCGCTTGAACTAATTCTTCTAATCCCAAAGTATCAATTAAGGCGATGGCTAGTTGCGCACCAATTCCACTAACACTAACTAACTGGCGGAATAATTCTCGTTCAGCAGCCGTGGCAAATCCATAAAGAATCGGCTGTTCATCTTTAACCTGTAAATGGGTAAAAACTTGAAGAGTTTCTCTTGGATTTTGAGATAATTCTCGGGCAAATCTGGACGGAATTTGCATTTCATAACCCACTTGATTGACTTCTAAAATTAAGAGAATCCGGTTCTGGGTATTTTTAAGAGTTTCGATAGGGTTTCCTTTAAGATAACTAATCACAATTTATCAGTTATTAAAACAATCCAAAATGGGTTAATAGCAATTTTTTAGACAAGTTAGCGATATCGATTACTATCAACTATTATATATTCTACCTCCTTACATAAAATGCTTAGGGTACTGTTTTTATAAATAAGTGTTTTTACGGTTGACATTCACTATTTTTTGTGATAAAAGATGGCTTTAAATTAATATAATAAAATATACCAAAAAATCTCTAAAAATTACTTAAATTTTAAATTACTATAAAGATAGTTTCTAAATGAACACAATTTAACTATTCATCAACTAAGGCAGATGTGGAACATTATTAGACAATTGTTTTTTCCTAACAGCTATATTCCCCATGGACATTGTTATCTATGGCAAACTCCTTTAGTTTGGCTTCATTTAGTCTCTGATGCTTTAATTACCTTAGCTTATTATTCTATTCCACTGATTTTACTGTATTTTGTTCGGAAAAGAGAAGATATACCTTTTAGAGATATTTTTATTTTATTTAGTGCTTTTATTCTCTCTTGTGGAACCACCCATATTATGAATATATGGACGCTGTGGAATCCTGCTTATTGGCTATCTGGAGGAATTAAGGCGTTTACTGCTTTTATTTCTATCTTCACAGCAATACAACTCTTTACCCTCATTCCTAAAGCGTTATCTTTACCTTCTCCTTCACAATTAGAAGCCCTCAATCATCAATTACAAAATCAAATCAAAGAAAGAGAAGCGGCTGAACAAATTGTTCGTCAACTCAATGAAGAATTAGAGCATAGAGTACAACAAAGAACAACGGAACTGAAAACCGCTAACCAAAAGCTACAAAAAGAAATTTTAGAGCGTCAACAAGTAGAACTAGCGTTACGAGAAAGTCAACGATTTACAAAACGTATTGCTGATTTAACTCCCAATCTCTTATATGTTTATGATATAGTTGATCAAAAAAATATTTATTGTAATCGTTTTATTAAAGACCTTTTAGGATATACTCCAGAAGAAATTCAACAGAAAAATATTGATATTATTGTTTCCCTTATTCATCCCGATGATCAACAAAAACTGAATCGATGTCGAACCCGTTTATTCAATCTCAGAGATGAAGATTACCTCCAGATAGAAGGCCGATTAAAAGATAGTGAAGACAACTGGCATTGGATACAGATACGAAAAACAATTTTTGAACGAACAATAGATGGAGAACCTAAACAAATTCTGAGTGTTGCATCAGATATTACCCCAAGTAAAGAAGCAGAAATCACCTTACAACAGGTTAATCTTCAATTAGCTGAAAGAGTACAAGAATTAGAAATTCGTACCCAAGAACTGATTTGTTTAGGAGAAATAACTGATTTATTACAAGCTTGTTTATCGGTATCAGAAGCAGAAAAAATTCTTGCCGATTTAGTCAAACCCTTATTTCCTAATTACTCTGGTGCAATATTCACTATCAAAGATTTATCTGATACTTTTGAATTAGTTGCCCATTGGGGTAACTCCCTCAATACAGCTAAGTCCCTACTGGCTAGTCAATGTTGGGGATTAAGACGAGGAAATACCCATGGAAATAATCCTGATTTTCCGGGGTTGTACTGTCAACATATTTACGTTAATGAAGGGATAGGAAGAACCCTATGTATTCCCATGATTGCCCACGGAGAAACCTTAGGATTACTCTACTTAAATTTATCGAATGTTGAATTATTTAATCCGTCTCAACAACACTTAGCCGAAGCAGTATCCAAGCAAATTGCCATTGCTTTTGCTAATTTAAAATTACGAGAAACCCTTGAGGAACAAAGTTTACGAGATCCCTTAACAGGTTTATTTAATCGTCGTTATCTAGAAA is part of the Rippkaea orientalis PCC 8801 genome and harbors:
- a CDS encoding aldo/keto reductase, which produces MEINPEQQPISTPKATTIPSNSSLSLPLMGCGTWAWGNRLLWGYNPTMDNDLQAVFNLAVSQGVTLFDTGDSYGTGKLNGRSELLLGRFFTAYQGLNKDKICLATKLAPYPWRLTRNSMINAGKASAQRVGRNLDLVQMHWSTANYAPWQEHALLQGLGDLYEQGLVKAIGLSNYGPKRLKKVHQQLASRGISIATLQVQYSLLSTYPVTELGVKDVCDELGIQLIAYSPLALGLLTGKFSEKGSFPKGLRGILCRQLLPKIKALLDCLQEIASLRNKTMSQVALNWCICKGTIPIPGAKNIQQMQDNLGAIGWQLNDEEITELDRIAEKLEKKMVQNIFQTK
- the ruvA gene encoding Holliday junction branch migration protein RuvA, whose product is MISYLKGNPIETLKNTQNRILLILEVNQVGYEMQIPSRFARELSQNPRETLQVFTHLQVKDEQPILYGFATAAERELFRQLVSVSGIGAQLAIALIDTLGLEELVQAIVNGNIRTLSQTPGVGQKTAERIALELKTKLSQWRKLVGITLPSTSAIPSLEVLEDVEMTLLALGYTNEEINKAISTLSQDNQMLKNTNSEEWIREAIAWLSQ
- a CDS encoding bifunctional diguanylate cyclase/phosphodiesterase; amino-acid sequence: MWNIIRQLFFPNSYIPHGHCYLWQTPLVWLHLVSDALITLAYYSIPLILLYFVRKREDIPFRDIFILFSAFILSCGTTHIMNIWTLWNPAYWLSGGIKAFTAFISIFTAIQLFTLIPKALSLPSPSQLEALNHQLQNQIKEREAAEQIVRQLNEELEHRVQQRTTELKTANQKLQKEILERQQVELALRESQRFTKRIADLTPNLLYVYDIVDQKNIYCNRFIKDLLGYTPEEIQQKNIDIIVSLIHPDDQQKLNRCRTRLFNLRDEDYLQIEGRLKDSEDNWHWIQIRKTIFERTIDGEPKQILSVASDITPSKEAEITLQQVNLQLAERVQELEIRTQELICLGEITDLLQACLSVSEAEKILADLVKPLFPNYSGAIFTIKDLSDTFELVAHWGNSLNTAKSLLASQCWGLRRGNTHGNNPDFPGLYCQHIYVNEGIGRTLCIPMIAHGETLGLLYLNLSNVELFNPSQQHLAEAVSKQIAIAFANLKLRETLEEQSLRDPLTGLFNRRYLEISINRELNTIIQDQDYSLGLIMLDIDHFKQFNDNFGHEAGDLVLQTVANCLQNHIRQSDIACRFGGEEFMIILPRASLNKTLERAEKIRESIKQLKIEYKSQPLDSITASFGVAAFPQNGTTLHELFIDADKALYQAKKQGRDRVVCAFSPNT